The following proteins are co-located in the Pseudomonas fluorescens genome:
- a CDS encoding phosphopantetheine-binding protein, which yields MSDQHRLEHDIKTLIIEALGLEDISVDDIGSEQTLFGEGLGLDSVDALELGLAIQKKYGIKIDADAKDTRNHFTNVASLAAFVTARQAA from the coding sequence ATGAGCGACCAACACCGCCTTGAGCACGACATAAAGACACTGATCATCGAGGCCCTGGGCCTGGAAGACATCAGCGTCGACGACATCGGTAGCGAACAAACCCTGTTCGGCGAAGGCCTGGGCCTGGATTCAGTCGACGCCCTGGAATTGGGCCTGGCGATTCAGAAAAAGTACGGCATCAAGATTGATGCCGACGCCAAGGACACCCGCAATCACTTCACCAACGTGGCCAGCCTTGCGGCGTTCGTCACGGCCAGACAGGCAGCTTGA
- a CDS encoding outer membrane lipoprotein carrier protein LolA, whose amino-acid sequence MRVLILFASLMLSLNAHAFDLQQLSDQLAKPSVIHGSFIQEKHLRALPQPLVSKGTFVLAKDHGLLWLLKTPLQQDYRISAQGIARRDANGWQLLPNKSAGAEQNRLFLAVLQGDSSGLQRDFELQLQGAANQWKLTLTPRSLLLKQVFTQINIDGGELVNTIELLETQGDSTVLRMQDSTASQPLSDAEQHDFAQ is encoded by the coding sequence ATGAGAGTTTTAATACTGTTTGCAAGCTTGATGCTGAGCCTCAATGCCCATGCGTTTGACCTGCAACAACTCAGCGACCAGTTGGCCAAACCCTCGGTGATCCACGGCAGCTTCATCCAGGAAAAACACCTGCGCGCCCTGCCGCAGCCACTGGTCAGCAAAGGCACCTTCGTGCTCGCCAAAGACCACGGCCTGCTGTGGCTGCTGAAAACCCCGCTGCAACAGGACTACCGCATCAGCGCCCAGGGCATTGCCCGGCGTGACGCCAACGGCTGGCAACTGCTGCCGAACAAGAGCGCCGGCGCCGAGCAGAATCGCCTGTTCCTCGCCGTGCTCCAGGGCGACAGCAGCGGCTTGCAGCGCGACTTCGAACTGCAACTGCAAGGCGCAGCCAACCAGTGGAAGCTGACGCTGACCCCACGCTCACTGCTGCTCAAGCAGGTCTTCACCCAGATCAATATCGACGGTGGCGAGCTGGTGAACACCATCGAATTGCTCGAAACCCAAGGCGACAGCACCGTGCTGCGCATGCAAGACAGCACGGCCAGCCAACCGTTGAGCGACGCGGAGCAACACGACTTTGCCCAGTGA
- a CDS encoding acyl-CoA thioesterase → MRSQGVLHCDTEILVPFFDIDTMNVVWHGHYVKYLEVARCALLDKIGHNYTAMLESGYAWPVIEMQLRYVRGATFGQTINVRASLVEWENRLKVNYLISDLASGERLTRASTVQVAVEIASREMQLASPKIFTDAVERALA, encoded by the coding sequence ATGCGTAGCCAGGGCGTATTGCATTGCGACACCGAGATCCTCGTGCCGTTTTTCGATATCGACACCATGAATGTGGTGTGGCACGGGCATTACGTGAAGTACCTGGAAGTGGCGCGCTGCGCGCTGCTGGACAAGATCGGCCACAACTACACGGCAATGCTTGAGTCGGGTTACGCCTGGCCAGTGATCGAAATGCAGCTGCGCTACGTGCGCGGCGCCACCTTTGGCCAGACGATTAATGTGCGCGCCAGCCTGGTGGAATGGGAGAACCGTTTGAAGGTGAACTACCTGATCAGTGACCTTGCCAGCGGCGAGCGTTTGACCCGCGCCAGCACCGTGCAAGTGGCCGTAGAAATCGCCAGCCGCGAGATGCAGTTGGCCTCGCCGAAAATATTCACCGACGCCGTCGAAAGGGCTTTGGCATGA
- a CDS encoding HAL/PAL/TAL family ammonia-lyase — protein MTTHLEPVTFGEHALRIEDVLALANRQVPTQLQDDAAYRQRIAKGAQFLDSLLDKEGVIYGVTTGYGDSCVVAVPLQHVEALPRHLYTFHGCGLGKLLDAQATRAVLAARLQSLCHGVSGVRVELLERLHAFLEHDVLPLIPEEGSVGASGDLTPLSYVAATLSGEREVMFRGERRQAADVHHELGWEPLVLRPKEALALMNGTAVMTGLACLAFARADYLLQLATRITALNVVALQGNPEHFDERLFAAKPHPGQMQVAAWLRKDLAIDAPTAPLHRLQDRYSLRCAPHVLGVLADSLNWLRSFIEIELNSANDNPIIDAEEERVLHGGHFYGGHIAFAMDSLKTLVANVADLLDRQLALLVDVRYNHGLPSNLSGAPADRAMINHGFKAVQIGTSAWTAEALKNTMPASVFSRSTECHNQDKVSMGTIAARDAIRVLELTEQVAAATLLAANQGVWLRAQADDARALPPALAAMHEELAKDFPPVIEDRALEGELRLCLKRIAEQHWRLHA, from the coding sequence ATGACGACGCATCTTGAGCCGGTAACCTTTGGCGAACACGCTTTGCGCATTGAAGACGTATTGGCCCTGGCCAACCGTCAGGTGCCCACGCAATTGCAGGATGATGCCGCCTATCGCCAGCGCATTGCCAAGGGCGCGCAGTTTCTCGACTCGTTGCTGGACAAGGAAGGCGTGATCTATGGCGTGACCACCGGCTACGGCGACTCCTGCGTGGTGGCGGTACCGTTGCAGCACGTCGAGGCTTTGCCGCGTCACCTGTACACGTTCCACGGGTGCGGGCTGGGCAAGTTGCTTGACGCCCAAGCCACGCGGGCTGTGCTGGCGGCGCGTCTACAGTCGTTGTGCCACGGTGTTTCCGGAGTGCGTGTGGAGTTGCTGGAGCGCCTGCATGCGTTCCTTGAACACGACGTGCTGCCGCTGATCCCGGAAGAAGGCTCGGTGGGCGCCAGCGGTGATCTGACCCCACTGTCGTACGTTGCTGCGACCCTGTCCGGCGAGCGTGAAGTGATGTTCCGAGGTGAACGCCGCCAGGCCGCCGACGTGCACCACGAATTGGGCTGGGAGCCGCTGGTCTTGCGCCCCAAGGAAGCCCTGGCATTGATGAATGGCACCGCCGTGATGACCGGCCTCGCCTGCCTGGCCTTCGCCCGTGCCGACTACCTGCTGCAACTGGCCACACGCATCACCGCGTTGAACGTGGTGGCGCTGCAAGGCAACCCGGAACACTTCGACGAGCGCCTGTTCGCCGCCAAGCCGCACCCCGGGCAGATGCAAGTCGCTGCCTGGTTGCGCAAGGACCTGGCGATTGATGCGCCGACCGCACCGCTGCACCGCCTGCAGGATCGCTATTCGCTGCGCTGCGCGCCGCACGTGCTTGGCGTGTTGGCCGACAGCCTGAACTGGCTGCGTTCGTTTATCGAAATCGAACTGAACAGCGCCAACGACAACCCGATCATCGACGCCGAAGAAGAACGCGTGCTGCACGGTGGGCACTTCTACGGCGGGCATATCGCCTTCGCCATGGACAGCCTCAAGACCCTGGTGGCCAACGTTGCCGACCTGCTCGACCGCCAGCTCGCACTGCTGGTGGACGTGCGTTACAACCACGGCCTGCCGAGCAATCTGTCCGGCGCCCCGGCCGACCGCGCGATGATCAATCACGGTTTCAAGGCCGTGCAGATCGGCACCAGCGCCTGGACCGCCGAAGCGCTGAAAAACACCATGCCGGCCAGCGTGTTCTCGCGCTCCACCGAATGCCATAACCAGGACAAGGTGAGCATGGGCACCATCGCCGCCCGCGATGCAATCCGCGTGCTGGAGCTGACCGAACAGGTTGCCGCCGCGACCCTGCTCGCCGCTAACCAGGGTGTGTGGCTACGCGCCCAGGCTGACGATGCACGCGCGCTGCCGCCAGCTTTGGCCGCCATGCATGAAGAGCTGGCCAAGGACTTCCCGCCGGTCATCGAAGACCGCGCGCTGGAAGGCGAACTGCGCCTGTGCCTCAAACGTATCGCCGAGCAACACTGGAGGCTGCATGCGTAG
- a CDS encoding MMPL family transporter, translating into MPSERLLPRLFLILLVAVLALAGWQWRHGAPLSANLMELVPGNTPDALELKAEQRMQAPLNREMLVLVGHTDRQQAVAVAQQLGERWQASGLFEKVQWNLQADLPALREQLLRGRLAMLSAKDREQLIEHPDAFIQQRVQALFDPFTGFSLVPSQDDWLGLTGRIQNSQPQHGSVQLDIGSGALIADADGKSWVLLRARTAGNAFDMKLPLQVAALLQASRAQASEQGAQLLAASGLLYAANGQQQATREITWVGGGATLGILLLLLLAFRRWRVLLAFVPVLVGMLFGAVACVALFGHMHVMTLVLGSSLIGVAVDYPLHYLSKSWSLQPWRSWPALRLTLPGLSLSLATSCIGYLALAWTPFPALTQIAVFSAAGLVGAYLSAVCLLPALLKGLELRPAQWPLRIAECLWLLRASLIKRVPSPFLLAWVLLFCAGGLWQLNSKNDIRQWIGAPPQLLQEAQAVARITGFQPTSQFFLVRADNQQQLLERQASLGKRLDQLVNMNKLQGYLALNQLVSQPAEQQQLRDALDALAQHWQPLLDLGVPASALQAEVAQLKALPTEDIDAALVGPLAEPWRTLWLGPVDGGVAAMVSLQGLNNPALLRVQALDLPGVQLVDRLGDLNRVFADTQISAAELKLMSCVLIVVLLILPFGFGGALRIVALPLLAALCSLASLGWLGQPLTLFSLFGLLLVTAISVDYAILMREQIGGAAVSLLGTLLAALTTWLSFGLLAVSSTPAVSNFGLSVSLGLAFSFMLAPWAGHRKHAL; encoded by the coding sequence TTGCCCAGTGAGCGCCTGCTGCCACGCCTGTTCCTGATCCTGCTGGTGGCCGTGCTGGCCCTGGCCGGCTGGCAATGGCGTCATGGCGCGCCGCTGTCGGCCAACTTGATGGAGCTGGTGCCCGGCAACACGCCGGATGCCCTCGAGCTGAAAGCCGAGCAGCGCATGCAAGCGCCGTTGAACCGCGAAATGCTGGTGCTGGTGGGGCATACCGACCGCCAGCAAGCGGTGGCCGTGGCACAGCAACTGGGCGAGCGCTGGCAAGCCAGTGGCCTGTTTGAAAAAGTGCAGTGGAACCTGCAAGCCGACTTGCCAGCGCTGCGTGAGCAACTGCTGCGCGGGCGACTGGCGATGCTCTCGGCCAAAGACCGCGAACAACTGATCGAGCACCCCGACGCGTTTATCCAGCAACGCGTGCAAGCGCTGTTCGACCCGTTCACCGGGTTCAGCCTGGTGCCGAGCCAGGATGACTGGCTGGGCCTCACCGGGCGCATCCAGAACAGCCAGCCGCAACACGGTTCGGTACAACTGGATATCGGCAGCGGCGCGTTGATCGCCGACGCCGATGGCAAAAGCTGGGTGCTGCTGCGTGCGCGCACCGCCGGCAATGCCTTTGACATGAAGCTGCCGCTGCAAGTGGCGGCGTTGCTCCAGGCCAGCCGCGCGCAGGCCAGCGAGCAAGGCGCGCAATTGCTCGCCGCCAGCGGCTTGCTCTATGCGGCCAACGGGCAGCAGCAGGCCACCCGCGAAATTACCTGGGTCGGCGGTGGCGCGACCCTTGGCATTCTGCTGCTGTTGCTCCTGGCGTTCCGCCGCTGGCGCGTGCTGCTGGCGTTTGTGCCGGTGCTGGTCGGCATGCTGTTTGGCGCGGTGGCCTGTGTGGCGCTGTTCGGCCATATGCATGTGATGACACTGGTGCTCGGCTCCAGCCTGATCGGCGTGGCGGTGGATTACCCGCTGCACTACCTGTCGAAAAGCTGGAGCCTGCAGCCGTGGCGCAGCTGGCCGGCCCTGCGTCTGACCCTGCCGGGGCTGAGCCTGAGCCTGGCGACCAGCTGCATCGGCTACCTGGCGCTGGCCTGGACGCCCTTTCCGGCGCTGACGCAAATCGCGGTGTTCTCCGCCGCAGGCTTGGTCGGCGCCTACCTCTCGGCCGTGTGCCTGCTGCCCGCGCTGCTCAAGGGCCTCGAACTGCGCCCGGCGCAATGGCCGCTGCGCATTGCCGAATGCCTGTGGTTGTTGCGTGCGTCGCTGATCAAGCGTGTACCGAGCCCGTTTTTGCTGGCGTGGGTGCTGTTGTTTTGCGCCGGTGGCCTGTGGCAACTGAACAGCAAAAACGACATCCGCCAATGGATCGGTGCCCCGCCGCAACTGCTGCAAGAGGCCCAGGCGGTGGCGCGCATCACCGGGTTCCAGCCCACCAGCCAGTTCTTCCTGGTGCGTGCGGACAACCAGCAGCAGTTGCTGGAACGCCAGGCCAGCTTAGGCAAACGCCTGGATCAACTGGTGAACATGAACAAGCTGCAAGGCTACCTGGCACTCAACCAACTGGTCAGCCAGCCTGCCGAGCAGCAGCAACTGCGTGATGCGCTGGACGCACTCGCGCAACACTGGCAGCCGCTGCTGGACCTCGGCGTTCCCGCCAGCGCCCTGCAGGCTGAAGTCGCGCAACTGAAAGCCCTGCCCACCGAAGACATCGACGCGGCACTGGTGGGGCCGTTGGCAGAACCGTGGCGCACGCTGTGGCTCGGCCCGGTAGACGGCGGCGTGGCCGCGATGGTCAGCTTGCAAGGCTTGAACAACCCGGCGCTGCTGCGCGTTCAGGCGCTGGACTTGCCCGGTGTGCAACTGGTGGATCGCCTGGGGGATTTGAACCGGGTGTTCGCCGACACGCAGATCAGCGCGGCGGAATTAAAATTGATGTCATGCGTGCTGATCGTCGTATTGCTGATCCTGCCGTTCGGCTTTGGCGGTGCCTTGCGCATCGTCGCCCTGCCACTGCTCGCGGCGTTGTGCAGCCTGGCGAGCCTGGGTTGGCTGGGCCAGCCGTTGACGCTGTTCAGCCTGTTCGGCCTGCTATTGGTCACCGCCATCAGTGTCGACTATGCCATCTTGATGCGTGAGCAGATCGGCGGCGCCGCCGTGAGTCTTTTAGGTACGCTGCTGGCGGCGCTGACGACCTGGTTGTCGTTTGGCCTGCTGGCCGTGTCAAGTACACCGGCCGTGAGCAATTTCGGCCTGTCGGTCAGCCTGGGCCTGGCTTTCAGTTTTATGCTGGCGCCTTGGGCCGGCCATCGGAAGCACGCCTTATGA
- a CDS encoding acyl carrier protein, giving the protein MQTRDDIFNTLRNAMVELFELPPERVTLDANLYQDLEIDSIDAVDLIDHIKRQTGKKIAAEEFKAVRTVNDVVEAVYRLVTPAA; this is encoded by the coding sequence ATGCAAACTCGTGACGATATTTTCAACACCCTGCGCAACGCCATGGTGGAACTGTTTGAATTGCCGCCGGAACGCGTCACCCTCGACGCCAACCTCTACCAGGACCTGGAAATCGACAGCATCGATGCCGTCGACCTGATCGACCATATCAAGCGCCAGACCGGCAAGAAGATCGCCGCCGAAGAATTCAAGGCGGTGCGCACCGTCAATGACGTGGTTGAGGCGGTGTACCGTCTGGTCACGCCCGCCGCATGA
- a CDS encoding NAD(P)/FAD-dependent oxidoreductase, which translates to MPIVEMERRQVVVIGAGPSGAIAAALLKRNGHDVLIIERQHFPRFSIGESLLSHCIDFIEEAGMLDAVQAAGFQVKTGAAFAWGERYSAFDFGDTFSNGKPTTFQVQRGEFDKLLADQAALQGVEIRYGETIIGVDFTGESRYLHVRRENGSEYHLKAKFVLDASGYGRVLPRLLDLEAPSNFPVRQAVFTHVEDHIEHPGFDRSKILVTTHPTQRDIWFWTIPFSNGRCSVGVVAAKAHFDGRDGDLDACLRGFIDETPSLSGVLQNAVWDTPARTIGGYSANVKTLHGPGFALLGNAAEFLDPVFSSGVTIAMRSASMAAGLLHRQLKGETVDWQTEFAEPLKRGVDTFRCYVEGWYAGTFQDVIFHPGSSPEIRRMISAILAGYAWDERNPFVSEPKRRLRMLSEICASEPV; encoded by the coding sequence GTGCCCATAGTTGAAATGGAACGTCGCCAGGTGGTGGTGATCGGTGCCGGCCCGTCCGGTGCCATCGCCGCTGCGCTGTTAAAGCGTAACGGGCATGATGTATTGATTATCGAGCGTCAGCATTTCCCACGGTTCTCGATTGGCGAAAGCCTGTTGTCGCACTGCATCGACTTTATCGAAGAAGCCGGCATGCTCGACGCCGTGCAGGCCGCGGGTTTCCAGGTAAAAACCGGGGCCGCATTCGCCTGGGGCGAGCGTTACAGCGCGTTTGATTTCGGTGACACGTTCAGCAACGGCAAGCCCACCACCTTCCAGGTGCAGCGGGGCGAATTCGACAAATTGCTGGCTGACCAGGCCGCCTTACAGGGCGTGGAAATCCGCTACGGCGAAACCATCATCGGCGTCGATTTCACCGGCGAAAGCCGTTACCTGCATGTGCGCCGCGAGAATGGCAGCGAATACCACCTCAAGGCCAAATTCGTGCTCGATGCCAGCGGTTACGGCCGGGTGCTGCCGCGCCTGCTGGACCTTGAAGCACCGTCGAACTTCCCGGTGCGCCAGGCGGTGTTCACCCACGTTGAAGACCATATCGAGCACCCGGGCTTCGACCGCAGCAAAATTCTTGTCACCACCCACCCAACCCAACGCGATATCTGGTTCTGGACCATCCCGTTCAGCAACGGCCGCTGCTCGGTGGGCGTGGTCGCGGCCAAAGCGCATTTCGACGGCCGCGACGGCGACCTCGACGCGTGCCTGCGCGGGTTTATCGACGAAACCCCAAGCCTGTCCGGCGTGTTGCAAAACGCCGTCTGGGATACCCCTGCGCGCACCATCGGCGGCTATTCGGCCAACGTCAAAACCCTGCACGGCCCGGGCTTTGCGCTGTTGGGCAATGCCGCAGAATTCCTCGACCCGGTGTTTTCCTCCGGCGTGACCATCGCCATGCGTTCGGCAAGCATGGCCGCAGGGCTGCTGCATCGCCAACTCAAGGGCGAGACCGTGGACTGGCAAACCGAATTTGCCGAACCGCTGAAACGCGGTGTCGACACCTTCCGCTGCTACGTCGAAGGCTGGTATGCCGGGACCTTTCAGGACGTGATTTTCCACCCCGGCAGTTCGCCGGAGATCCGTCGGATGATCAGCGCGATCCTCGCCGGTTATGCGTGGGATGAACGCAACCCGTTTGTCAGCGAGCCCAAGCGGCGGTTGCGGATGCTGTCGGAGATTTGTGCGAGTGAGCCGGTATGA
- a CDS encoding COG4648 family protein, with product MRRLIGLGLLLAGLLYPFAVYYGTEHFAPWQFGLLLGSLWLLRALTGARHPGSRWMAVAVILFCLLLAWFDNPHLLRWYPSLVSAFMLALFGLSLKYGPPMVERLARMTEPQLPPEAIVYTRQVTVVWSVFFLCNGLLAAALTLWAPLSWWTLYNGLIAYGLMGLLFAVEWLVRQRVRGRV from the coding sequence ATGAGACGCTTGATCGGCCTTGGCCTGTTGCTGGCGGGGCTGCTGTACCCCTTTGCGGTGTATTACGGCACCGAACACTTTGCACCCTGGCAATTCGGCTTGCTGTTGGGCAGCCTGTGGCTGTTGCGGGCACTGACCGGTGCGCGCCACCCCGGCAGCCGCTGGATGGCCGTGGCGGTGATCCTGTTCTGCCTGCTGCTGGCCTGGTTCGACAACCCGCACCTGTTGCGCTGGTACCCGAGCCTGGTCAGCGCGTTCATGCTGGCGCTGTTTGGCCTGAGCCTGAAATATGGCCCGCCGATGGTCGAACGCCTGGCACGCATGACCGAGCCACAGCTGCCGCCCGAAGCGATTGTGTATACCCGCCAGGTCACCGTGGTGTGGAGTGTGTTTTTTCTGTGTAATGGCCTGCTCGCCGCCGCGCTCACCCTGTGGGCGCCGTTGAGCTGGTGGACGTTGTACAACGGGCTGATCGCCTACGGGCTGATGGGGCTGTTGTTTGCCGTGGAATGGCTGGTACGACAAAGGGTTCGAGGCCGCGTATGA
- a CDS encoding LpxL/LpxP family acyltransferase — MSDSSKHWADREERGSFWLMKLTAVAAKLLGRRLLSPVLYGIVLYFFLFGRTARRSAWEYQQRLADWSGRAALRPSHTRVFGQFMAFADALLDKLDVWNGKLRIEQIEINDPAQLRGQLRGERGQMLVGAHLGNLEVCRALADIGEQVTMNVLVHTKHAERFNRLLGEAGATHLRLIQVSELDPATMLLLSQRLDDGEWLAIAGDRVPLHGGRKVRVDFLGHDAAFPQGPWLLAGLLKCPVNLLMCLKHNGRYRLTIEPFTPLIEWKRSTREQVIALWTARYAARLGQFCLEAPQQWFNFYPFWKTDDDAS; from the coding sequence ATGAGCGACAGCAGCAAACACTGGGCCGACCGTGAGGAGCGCGGCAGCTTCTGGCTGATGAAGCTCACCGCCGTCGCCGCCAAGCTGCTCGGTCGCCGCCTGCTAAGCCCGGTGCTGTACGGCATCGTGTTGTACTTCTTCCTGTTCGGCCGCACGGCACGCCGGAGTGCCTGGGAATACCAGCAGCGCCTGGCCGACTGGAGCGGGCGCGCTGCGTTGCGGCCCAGCCACACACGTGTGTTCGGGCAGTTCATGGCCTTCGCCGACGCCCTGCTCGACAAGCTCGACGTGTGGAACGGCAAGCTGCGCATCGAACAAATCGAAATTAACGACCCCGCGCAATTGCGTGGGCAACTGCGCGGCGAGCGCGGGCAGATGCTGGTAGGCGCACACTTGGGCAACCTCGAAGTCTGCCGTGCGCTGGCCGATATCGGTGAGCAAGTCACCATGAACGTGCTGGTGCACACCAAGCACGCAGAACGCTTCAACCGCCTGCTGGGCGAAGCCGGGGCGACCCATTTGCGCCTGATCCAGGTCAGCGAGCTGGACCCGGCGACCATGCTGCTGCTCAGCCAGCGCCTGGACGACGGCGAGTGGCTGGCGATTGCCGGTGACCGCGTGCCGCTGCACGGCGGGCGCAAGGTCCGCGTGGATTTCCTCGGCCATGACGCCGCCTTCCCCCAAGGCCCGTGGCTGCTGGCCGGCCTGTTGAAATGCCCGGTCAACCTGCTGATGTGCCTGAAACACAACGGCCGCTATCGCCTGACCATCGAGCCGTTCACCCCATTGATCGAATGGAAGCGCAGCACCCGCGAGCAGGTGATTGCCCTGTGGACCGCACGCTACGCTGCACGCCTGGGCCAGTTCTGCCTGGAAGCGCCCCAACAATGGTTCAACTTTTACCCTTTCTGGAAGACCGATGACGACGCATCTTGA
- a CDS encoding acyl-CoA synthetase family protein, which produces MNGLKLEHVLLEPLEQRPVTTEPAMNHAQLCAQALSLAAGLQARGIQRLAVHLEDAGQLAIALLGAWRAGVSVLLPADLQPQTRQRWDKAVDAWLVEAADLDGLYQAPLRPAALDLDTCQLSLCTSGSSGEPKRIDKTLRQLANEVQALENLWGADLKDACIIGSVATQHIYGLLFRVLWPLCAGRTFVRKQLAFPEDMQRASREHPQFAWVASPALLKRMGDNLDWPALSHVARVFSSGGALPVEAAGSLYDRLQQWPTEILGSSETGGIAWRQGAQPWQPFADVQLSQDADGALRIASPYLPAGHIEHTADAARIHSDGRFELLGRLDRIVKLEEKRISLPMLEQALMTHDWVADTRMGVVQENRASLGALVVLSAEGLHALRNQGRRTVTQTLRQHLSQHCEALALPRRWRLLRQLPLNAQGKLPQADVAALLLAPRPKAPEVLEQVEVDGEWTVQLNIPPDLAYFSGHFPVTPVLPGVVQVEWAFNLGQQLLDLPATFAGMEVLKFQQLVRPGDQIELHLRFDPERGKLYFAYRNGVAACSSGRIQLVTAHA; this is translated from the coding sequence ATGAATGGGTTGAAACTTGAGCACGTGCTGCTTGAGCCGCTGGAACAACGGCCGGTCACCACCGAGCCTGCGATGAATCACGCCCAACTGTGCGCCCAAGCCCTGAGCCTGGCGGCGGGCCTGCAAGCGCGAGGTATCCAGCGTTTGGCGGTGCACCTTGAAGACGCCGGCCAACTGGCGATTGCCCTGCTGGGCGCCTGGCGAGCCGGGGTCAGTGTGCTGTTGCCCGCCGACCTGCAACCCCAGACGCGCCAACGCTGGGACAAGGCCGTCGACGCCTGGCTGGTTGAAGCCGCCGATCTCGACGGGTTGTATCAGGCGCCATTGCGCCCCGCCGCGCTCGATCTGGATACTTGCCAACTCAGCCTGTGCACCTCCGGCTCAAGCGGCGAGCCCAAGCGTATCGACAAGACCCTGCGCCAGTTGGCCAATGAAGTCCAGGCCCTGGAAAACCTCTGGGGCGCAGACCTCAAAGACGCCTGCATCATCGGCAGCGTCGCCACCCAGCACATCTACGGTTTGCTCTTTCGCGTGTTGTGGCCGCTGTGCGCCGGTCGCACTTTTGTGCGCAAACAACTGGCCTTCCCCGAAGACATGCAGCGCGCCAGCCGTGAGCACCCGCAATTTGCCTGGGTTGCCAGCCCGGCGTTGCTCAAGCGCATGGGCGATAACCTTGACTGGCCCGCGCTGAGCCACGTGGCGCGGGTGTTCTCTTCCGGCGGCGCGTTGCCCGTGGAGGCTGCCGGCAGCCTGTACGACCGCTTGCAGCAATGGCCGACGGAAATCCTCGGCAGCTCGGAAACCGGTGGCATCGCCTGGCGCCAGGGCGCCCAACCCTGGCAGCCGTTTGCCGACGTGCAACTGAGCCAGGACGCCGACGGCGCCCTGCGCATCGCCTCACCGTACCTGCCCGCCGGGCATATCGAACACACTGCCGACGCTGCGCGCATCCATTCCGATGGCCGTTTCGAGCTGCTGGGGCGCCTGGACCGTATCGTCAAACTGGAAGAAAAACGTATCTCACTGCCCATGCTGGAACAGGCGCTGATGACCCATGACTGGGTCGCCGACACCCGGATGGGCGTGGTGCAGGAAAACCGCGCATCACTCGGCGCATTGGTGGTGCTCAGTGCCGAGGGCTTGCATGCCCTGCGCAACCAGGGCCGCCGCACCGTCACCCAAACCTTGCGCCAACACCTGAGCCAACATTGCGAAGCGCTGGCCCTGCCGCGCCGCTGGCGTTTGCTGCGCCAATTGCCGCTCAATGCCCAAGGCAAACTGCCCCAGGCCGACGTCGCCGCGCTGCTGCTGGCACCACGGCCAAAAGCGCCGGAAGTGCTGGAGCAAGTCGAAGTCGATGGCGAATGGACCGTGCAACTGAACATTCCGCCGGACCTGGCCTACTTCAGCGGCCACTTCCCGGTCACGCCGGTGCTGCCTGGCGTGGTGCAAGTGGAGTGGGCGTTCAACCTCGGCCAGCAACTGCTCGACCTGCCCGCCACCTTTGCCGGCATGGAAGTGCTCAAGTTCCAGCAACTGGTGCGACCCGGCGACCAGATTGAACTGCACCTGCGCTTTGACCCGGAACGCGGCAAGCTGTACTTCGCCTACCGCAACGGCGTCGCAGCCTGCTCCAGCGGTCGCATTCAACTGGTGACCGCGCATGCATAA
- a CDS encoding glycosyltransferase family 2 protein translates to MHNPCALIPVYNHEAAVPAVVQSLLNSGLPCLLVDDGSSPACAAVLAQLATLENVTLLTLPNNQGKGGAVMAGFREAARLGFSHALQVDADGQHDLREVECFLDSSRMHPDAVICGYPEYDESVPKGRLYARYLTHVWVWINTLSLQIRDSMCGFRVYPLAPTLALMDSAYIGTRMDFDSDILVRLAWRNQPMRWLPTHVHYPADGLSHFRLFRDNVRISAMHTRLFFGMLVRAPMILWRRWQA, encoded by the coding sequence ATGCATAACCCCTGCGCCCTGATCCCGGTCTACAACCACGAAGCCGCCGTGCCGGCCGTGGTCCAGAGCCTGTTGAACAGTGGCCTGCCGTGCCTGCTGGTCGACGACGGCAGCAGCCCGGCCTGCGCAGCGGTATTGGCGCAATTGGCGACACTTGAAAACGTCACCTTGCTGACCCTGCCGAACAATCAAGGCAAGGGCGGCGCGGTCATGGCCGGCTTCCGTGAGGCCGCGCGCCTGGGCTTCAGCCACGCGCTGCAAGTGGATGCCGACGGCCAGCACGACCTGCGTGAAGTCGAGTGCTTCCTCGACAGCTCCCGCATGCACCCGGACGCGGTAATCTGCGGCTACCCGGAATACGACGAGAGCGTGCCCAAGGGCCGCCTGTACGCACGTTACCTGACACATGTGTGGGTGTGGATCAATACCTTGTCGCTGCAGATTCGCGACTCGATGTGTGGCTTTCGCGTGTACCCGCTGGCGCCCACCCTGGCGTTGATGGACTCAGCCTACATTGGCACACGCATGGATTTCGACTCGGACATCCTGGTGCGCCTGGCCTGGCGTAACCAGCCGATGCGCTGGCTGCCGACCCACGTGCATTACCCCGCCGACGGTTTGTCGCACTTCCGGTTGTTCCGCGACAACGTGCGCATTTCGGCCATGCACACGCGGCTGTTCTTCGGCATGTTGGTGCGCGCGCCGATGATCCTGTGGCGTCGGTGGCAAGCATGA